One Rossellomorea aquimaris DNA window includes the following coding sequences:
- a CDS encoding manganese catalase family protein translates to MFYHIKELQYEAKPCKPNPAYANQLQEILGGQYGEISVMMQYLFQGFNGRADKKFRDLCLDIGTEEIAHVELLATLIARLLDGAPVTEQEAMYKSNPVLAAAMGGMNPQHVIVSGLGAMPVDSVGNRWTASYIGASGNLLADFRANLTAESMGRLQAVRLYELSDDPGVRDTLSFLIARDTAHQNQWAAAIAELEEREGDIVVPTTFPRELEKQAVSYDLYNLSRGEASVEGRWASGPSMDGKANFQYISEPGPFGSKPKLAPAPKYVHDTVPMPPMMK, encoded by the coding sequence GTGTTTTACCATATTAAAGAACTTCAGTATGAAGCAAAACCATGCAAGCCAAACCCGGCGTATGCGAACCAGCTGCAAGAAATTCTTGGTGGACAATACGGAGAGATTTCGGTGATGATGCAATATTTATTCCAGGGTTTCAACGGACGGGCGGACAAAAAATTTCGTGATTTATGCCTGGACATCGGGACGGAGGAAATTGCCCATGTAGAATTACTGGCCACCCTCATTGCCCGCCTGCTGGATGGTGCCCCCGTAACTGAACAGGAAGCGATGTATAAGAGTAATCCGGTGCTCGCGGCAGCGATGGGTGGAATGAATCCACAGCATGTGATTGTGAGCGGGTTGGGTGCAATGCCGGTGGACAGTGTGGGAAATCGGTGGACAGCTTCTTATATCGGCGCCAGCGGGAACCTCCTGGCCGATTTCCGTGCCAACTTAACGGCAGAATCAATGGGCCGGTTACAGGCAGTGAGACTGTATGAACTGAGTGATGATCCGGGTGTCCGTGATACGCTTTCCTTCTTGATTGCCCGTGACACTGCTCATCAGAATCAATGGGCGGCAGCCATCGCAGAACTTGAAGAGCGTGAAGGAGATATTGTCGTACCGACGACGTTCCCGAGGGAGCTTGAGAAGCAGGCTGTTTCCTATGATCTTTATAATCTATCCAGAGGAGAAGCGAGTGTCGAAGGACGATGGGCGAGCGGCCCGAGCATGGATGGAAAAGCGAATTTTCAATATATCAGTGAGCCTGGTCCATTCGGATCGAAACCCAAGCTGGCTCCAGCTCCTAAATATGTACATGATACCGTTCCGATGCCTCCAATGATGAAATAA
- a CDS encoding DUF3231 family protein, with translation MGILSGNPQEEPLHYGEVFGTWNYLLTAKATVAGYQMQLNHAGDDDLKKLLKDSIEGGQEEIKQVEKLLKENGIGLPPTPPEPPHACLDDIPTGARMPDPAVAAGLSANIASGLVACSTIMGQSIREDVAMMFGQFHMQKALMGAKVLKLNKEKGWLIPPPLHKNKNEHCE, from the coding sequence ATGGGTATTTTAAGTGGAAATCCACAAGAAGAGCCATTGCATTATGGTGAAGTATTTGGAACTTGGAACTATCTGTTGACGGCTAAAGCCACTGTGGCAGGATATCAGATGCAGCTTAACCATGCCGGAGATGATGATCTTAAGAAATTACTGAAGGACAGCATCGAGGGTGGGCAAGAAGAAATCAAGCAAGTAGAAAAACTTCTGAAGGAAAATGGGATTGGGTTGCCTCCAACACCTCCAGAACCTCCGCATGCCTGCCTGGATGATATTCCGACTGGTGCCCGCATGCCGGATCCTGCCGTTGCAGCGGGGTTATCAGCTAATATCGCTTCAGGCCTAGTTGCATGCAGCACAATCATGGGACAAAGCATACGTGAAGATGTGGCGATGATGTTCGGCCAATTTCATATGCAAAAAGCCCTAATGGGTGCTAAAGTACTTAAGTTAAACAAAGAAAAGGGATGGTTGATCCCTCCACCCCTTCACAAAAACAAAAATGAACATTGTGAGTAA
- a CDS encoding DUF5412 family protein — MFRRFSSLFMRHPVIISLSFVFIIVFCFFGYIFHWAFYNIERIEPGELISEKTSPNGTYTVRTYLNNGGATVDYAVLGVLYSNNKNNDSKNIYWQYEETTGMINWIDEDTVKINDQKIDVPDGKYDYRHP, encoded by the coding sequence TTGTTTAGGCGTTTTTCATCATTGTTTATGAGACATCCTGTAATAATATCTTTGTCTTTTGTTTTCATTATTGTTTTTTGTTTTTTTGGTTACATATTTCATTGGGCATTTTATAACATAGAAAGAATTGAACCAGGGGAGCTAATCTCTGAAAAAACATCACCAAACGGTACCTACACAGTAAGAACTTACTTGAATAACGGCGGAGCTACTGTCGATTATGCTGTTCTTGGTGTTTTATATTCCAATAATAAAAATAACGACTCCAAAAATATCTATTGGCAATATGAAGAGACAACCGGAATGATTAACTGGATAGATGAAGATACCGTTAAAATAAATGATCAAAAAATTGACGTTCCTGATGGAAAGTATGATTATCGTCATCCGTAA
- a CDS encoding MerR family transcriptional regulator yields MKRWTTGEVAKERNISIRTLRYYDQINLLTPSFKDASGKRYYSEDDLFTLEKIIILKSLSLPLEDIRDILDKLSFKQVLVSHYNYLQEQLSTLQTSISHTTSLIHMMDLEESLPWERVSELVRRSQHSSKKWIEYFSEDEQVLLQKSVPTLSNNDETTQQYISLIRRMESCIKHNVKPESEEGFQIGTRLLELSNDMFQGDKELMDKFWKVRKQPVEDTGLYPISDDVLEFAERCIEYAMS; encoded by the coding sequence ATGAAAAGATGGACCACCGGGGAGGTAGCCAAAGAGCGGAATATATCCATTCGCACACTTCGCTATTACGATCAGATTAATCTCCTTACACCAAGCTTTAAGGATGCGAGCGGAAAGCGTTATTATTCAGAAGATGACTTATTTACATTAGAGAAAATCATCATTCTAAAATCCCTTTCACTCCCCTTGGAGGATATTCGCGATATATTAGATAAACTATCTTTCAAACAAGTTCTAGTCTCACACTACAATTACCTGCAAGAACAACTTTCAACACTTCAAACAAGCATCTCCCATACGACTTCATTAATTCATATGATGGATCTGGAAGAATCTTTACCCTGGGAACGCGTCTCCGAACTGGTCCGCCGTTCACAACACAGCTCAAAGAAGTGGATAGAATATTTTTCAGAAGATGAACAAGTCCTCTTACAAAAGTCCGTTCCAACCCTCAGTAACAACGACGAAACAACCCAGCAGTATATTTCATTAATCCGGAGAATGGAATCGTGCATCAAACACAATGTGAAGCCTGAATCAGAAGAAGGCTTTCAAATCGGGACCAGGTTACTGGAACTATCAAATGATATGTTCCAAGGAGATAAAGAGTTGATGGATAAATTCTGGAAGGTACGAAAACAGCCTGTAGAGGATACCGGCTTATACCCGATTTCGGATGATGTATTGGAGTTTGCGGAGCGTTGTATTGAGTATGCAATGAGTTAA
- a CDS encoding type II CAAX endopeptidase family protein, which produces MEKSQMNWKEQDPWGWKEFILLMLLEFVVVIGCIKFVVKPLYSGWLDNELYAGTLMGLTIAIILLSGVYFIALRPKKISWSEVGVKPFGVKDWKIIIIYSVILLVGAVIIVVLTSFIGNSWENSKTEAMQQNATFFTVLIAFISAAIISPIYEEIFYRGFLYRWLRTRIGLTGALLLSSLIFTIIHIPTYNVMPVNFFSGILFALAYERTNSIWPAVLIHGLTNGMMVLLASLG; this is translated from the coding sequence ATGGAAAAGAGTCAAATGAACTGGAAAGAACAGGACCCATGGGGTTGGAAAGAATTCATATTATTGATGTTACTTGAATTTGTAGTTGTGATCGGATGTATTAAATTCGTGGTTAAGCCTCTATATTCTGGGTGGCTCGACAATGAACTGTATGCTGGAACGTTAATGGGGTTAACCATAGCTATTATTCTACTTTCAGGTGTTTATTTCATTGCACTTCGCCCAAAAAAGATTTCCTGGAGTGAAGTAGGGGTCAAACCATTTGGTGTGAAAGATTGGAAAATCATAATCATCTATTCTGTCATCTTACTGGTTGGTGCCGTAATCATCGTAGTTTTAACGAGTTTCATAGGCAATTCGTGGGAGAACAGCAAAACAGAGGCCATGCAGCAAAATGCAACGTTCTTTACGGTACTGATCGCCTTTATCTCTGCGGCGATCATCTCACCGATATACGAAGAAATTTTCTATCGCGGTTTCTTATATCGATGGTTGCGCACTCGAATCGGGTTGACAGGAGCTCTATTACTAAGTTCGCTTATCTTTACCATCATCCACATCCCGACATATAACGTCATGCCGGTAAATTTCTTTAGCGGGATCCTTTTTGCTTTAGCATATGAACGCACGAATTCGATCTGGCCAGCGGTTTTGATCCACGGTTTGACGAATGGGATGATGGTTTTGCTGGCAAGTTTGGGGTAA
- a CDS encoding ATP-binding protein, producing MFNDFNFETIYRERSVSTPLVIMMCGVAGSGKTTFSQQLEKNGFVRLSIDEEIWATHGRYGIDFPMEKMEEYKKEAESKLHNVLIKLIHDKQQVVIDFSFWDRARRERYKQLIEKSGGKWKLIYIKVCPDDLRERLKIRNKRFDANAFPITEELLDSYLKGFEIPDGEGEMIVEN from the coding sequence ATGTTCAACGATTTTAATTTTGAAACGATTTATCGTGAACGGAGTGTTTCCACACCACTGGTCATCATGATGTGTGGTGTGGCCGGTTCCGGGAAAACGACATTCTCACAACAATTAGAAAAAAACGGCTTTGTGCGTCTTTCCATTGATGAAGAAATATGGGCGACTCATGGTCGTTACGGGATTGATTTCCCCATGGAGAAGATGGAGGAGTACAAGAAAGAGGCAGAAAGTAAATTGCACAATGTTTTAATTAAGCTCATTCACGATAAACAACAGGTGGTCATCGACTTCAGCTTTTGGGACCGTGCCAGAAGGGAGCGATATAAACAACTCATCGAAAAGTCCGGTGGCAAATGGAAACTGATTTATATAAAAGTTTGTCCTGATGATTTGCGTGAACGGCTTAAAATAAGGAACAAGCGGTTTGATGCCAATGCGTTCCCGATTACAGAAGAATTGTTAGACTCCTATCTTAAAGGTTTTGAAATTCCTGATGGTGAGGGGGAAATGATTGTTGAGAATTAG
- a CDS encoding LysE family transporter, whose protein sequence is MDFTSFLFYCIIITFTPGPTNIVILSTAHNLGTKKAMQFTYGATIAFGLLLFISAVLNTVLLTILPKILIVMKILGSCYMFYLAYQIYRMDTSKPTVHQSGTFMSGFLMQFLNPKVVLFTMTVIPSFILPFYISKPAVTAGVIVITVIGFMAFTTWVLFGTIFKKFLLRYNKAANVIMALFLAYSAFMLWI, encoded by the coding sequence ATGGATTTTACATCTTTTTTATTCTACTGCATTATTATTACTTTTACTCCCGGCCCAACAAATATTGTTATATTATCCACCGCACATAATTTAGGGACGAAAAAGGCCATGCAATTTACGTATGGGGCAACGATAGCGTTCGGACTGCTGCTGTTTATTTCAGCTGTATTGAATACTGTCCTTCTGACGATTCTTCCTAAAATCCTCATTGTGATGAAGATACTTGGAAGTTGTTATATGTTCTATTTGGCTTATCAAATATACAGAATGGACACATCAAAACCTACTGTACATCAATCGGGGACTTTTATGTCCGGCTTCCTTATGCAATTTCTAAATCCAAAGGTAGTACTGTTTACCATGACGGTCATACCCAGTTTCATTTTGCCATTCTATATCTCGAAACCTGCGGTGACAGCAGGGGTTATCGTTATAACGGTTATTGGATTTATGGCCTTTACGACTTGGGTGCTTTTCGGTACCATTTTCAAAAAATTCTTACTGAGGTACAATAAGGCTGCTAATGTAATCATGGCGTTATTTTTAGCCTATTCTGCCTTCATGCTATGGATATAG
- a CDS encoding AraC family transcriptional regulator — translation MEKFIYKKRADITALSASINEFSYKKHAHEEYAIGVTIRGIQRYNLDGSLQLSHQNGVMLFNPEQAHDGMAHDESGLDYVMLYIKPQLLLEALEKKDMIRFPSPIVYDDRLKQSILNLAHGILADKDDAFCSELFLSLTDSLIQTDLSTEMKKDNTLIKKAKDILHAHLATGLKLDDISKELGLSKYQFIRLFKVHTGISPYQYYLNVKIEHAKQLIEKSGDIYSAVAECGFVDLTHLNKHFKNVYGTTAFEYSSYLN, via the coding sequence TTGGAGAAATTCATTTATAAAAAAAGGGCAGACATTACCGCATTGTCAGCAAGTATCAATGAATTTTCATATAAAAAGCACGCCCATGAAGAGTATGCCATAGGTGTAACCATACGAGGCATCCAGCGTTACAACTTGGACGGCAGCTTGCAACTCTCCCATCAGAACGGGGTCATGCTTTTTAACCCGGAACAGGCACATGACGGAATGGCCCATGATGAGTCCGGCCTTGATTACGTGATGTTATATATTAAGCCGCAATTGCTTTTAGAAGCCCTTGAGAAGAAGGATATGATACGTTTTCCTTCTCCGATTGTATATGATGATAGACTGAAGCAAAGCATTTTAAATCTCGCTCATGGGATATTAGCTGATAAAGACGATGCGTTTTGTAGTGAACTATTTTTATCTCTAACGGATAGTCTTATTCAAACCGATCTTTCTACAGAAATGAAGAAAGATAACACCTTAATAAAAAAAGCGAAAGATATCCTTCATGCCCATTTGGCAACTGGACTTAAACTGGATGACATATCTAAAGAACTCGGCTTATCGAAATATCAGTTCATCAGACTATTCAAGGTTCATACAGGAATTTCCCCGTATCAGTACTATCTGAACGTCAAAATCGAACATGCAAAGCAACTGATAGAGAAAAGTGGAGATATCTATTCAGCAGTAGCTGAATGCGGTTTTGTTGATTTAACGCATTTAAATAAACACTTTAAAAATGTATATGGTACAACGGCATTTGAATATAGTTCCTATCTGAATTGA